The Microbacterium limosum genome contains a region encoding:
- the istA gene encoding IS21 family transposase, protein MVRKIKVKLVLRLRAEGLTGRQIAAQGMSRTSVALVLDAADREGIGWDDIAELDEADVYARLFPGRGEHESVHAQPDWDKVHRELARVGVTLKLLHGEYVDACRAKGETAMGYDRFCKTYQRHVLVIGAASRVGHKAGQTVEVDWSGKTMQLVDPVTGTTTRVYLFVASLPFSRYSFVEPTLDMKQDTWLRANTAMFDWFGGSVPRIVPDNLKAGVIKHPAEGEVVLNDAYRELAAHYSAAVLPGRVKKPKDKPSVEGTVGNVATVVIAALRNQRFATLPELRAAVYERVAAYNAKPFQKRAGSRLSVFEGEEKPLLRPLPQVPFEISQWLYGRKVQKNGHVVFERNFYSVPYENIGRSVDLRITDTMLEVFAGDQRLTSHLLAPAGVVNEYRTHDSDLPDGPRYQQMDPQRAREWAARVGEHTTTIVNRIFESVPVDEQGLGAALAVLRMTRRYSAARVEAAAGIALESRVRSPRYAHLRPILDSNQDQRGRGPWFEPADEEPVGYVRGADYYAGGTR, encoded by the coding sequence ATGGTACGCAAGATCAAGGTGAAGCTCGTGCTTCGGTTGCGCGCGGAGGGGCTCACGGGTCGGCAGATCGCCGCGCAGGGCATGTCCCGCACCAGTGTGGCCCTGGTGCTCGACGCCGCCGACCGGGAGGGCATCGGCTGGGACGACATCGCCGAGCTCGACGAAGCGGACGTGTATGCGCGGCTGTTCCCCGGGCGTGGTGAGCACGAGAGTGTTCACGCGCAGCCGGACTGGGACAAGGTGCATCGGGAACTCGCGAGGGTCGGGGTGACGTTGAAGCTGCTGCATGGCGAGTACGTCGATGCCTGCCGTGCCAAGGGCGAGACGGCGATGGGCTACGACCGGTTCTGCAAGACCTACCAGCGTCACGTGCTGGTGATCGGGGCGGCGTCGCGGGTCGGTCACAAGGCCGGGCAGACGGTCGAGGTCGACTGGTCGGGCAAGACGATGCAGCTGGTCGATCCGGTCACCGGCACCACGACGAGGGTCTACCTGTTCGTCGCGAGCCTGCCGTTCTCCCGCTACTCGTTCGTCGAGCCGACGCTGGATATGAAGCAGGACACCTGGTTGCGCGCGAACACGGCGATGTTCGACTGGTTCGGCGGGTCCGTCCCGCGGATCGTTCCGGACAACCTGAAGGCGGGTGTGATCAAGCACCCTGCCGAGGGCGAGGTGGTGCTGAACGACGCGTATCGGGAGCTCGCGGCGCACTATTCGGCGGCGGTGCTGCCGGGACGGGTGAAGAAGCCGAAGGACAAGCCGAGTGTCGAGGGCACGGTCGGGAACGTTGCGACGGTGGTGATCGCGGCTCTGCGCAACCAGCGGTTCGCGACGCTGCCGGAGTTGCGGGCCGCGGTCTACGAACGCGTCGCCGCTTACAACGCGAAGCCGTTCCAGAAGCGCGCCGGCTCCCGGCTGAGCGTGTTCGAGGGTGAGGAGAAGCCGCTGCTGCGGCCGCTGCCGCAGGTTCCGTTCGAGATCTCGCAGTGGCTCTACGGCCGCAAGGTTCAGAAGAACGGGCATGTGGTGTTCGAGCGGAACTTCTACTCCGTCCCTTACGAGAACATCGGTCGGTCTGTCGACCTGCGCATCACCGACACCATGTTGGAGGTGTTCGCCGGGGATCAGCGGCTCACCAGTCATCTGCTCGCCCCGGCCGGGGTGGTCAACGAGTACCGGACGCATGACAGCGATCTGCCCGATGGGCCCCGCTACCAGCAGATGGACCCGCAACGGGCGCGGGAGTGGGCCGCTCGGGTCGGGGAGCACACCACGACGATCGTGAACCGGATCTTCGAGTCCGTCCCGGTCGATGAGCAGGGGCTCGGGGCTGCGCTGGCAGTGCTGCGGATGACCCGACGCTACTCCGCCGCCCGTGTCGAAGCCGCCGCTGGCATCGCGCTCGAGTCCCGCGTCCGATCACCCAGGTATGCGCACCTGCGGCCGATCCTCGACTCGAATCAGGACCAACGCGGCAGAGGCCCATGGTTCGAACCCGCCGACGAGGAACCCGTCGGCTACGTCCGCGGCGCCGACTACTACGCAGGAGGCACCCGATGA